Proteins encoded in a region of the Poecilia reticulata strain Guanapo linkage group LG14, Guppy_female_1.0+MT, whole genome shotgun sequence genome:
- the sf3b2 gene encoding splicing factor 3B subunit 2, which translates to MASDGTPVAEALPSELGNAIAVLNTWSNPDLQAKLAELGAPNMGPREELIDRLKGYMIQTGIILSKPNDDKMAPQMPAIPPMPPMPMPPMPPGMSMLQPLPMMPPGAPPPPGIPMGMEHAPLPPPGLSQDDQLKMAQQRAAMVLQQEERAKQQAAVMMEQEMVKMQTRSMPTVSVLDPRGPLPPGVTMLPPQKQRVPPPPGEDNKEPWQNEEVSVGGPKIPQVLEKILQLKEIRQEQLTDAPEEDDDDGDMDANNSSAQAMSETEDDGQMSKKDKNRKRRNRKKKSKKKRALEKKEQAEQQQQQKKEGSEKEKEKDKDKDKDKGKDPEVEIEYVTEEPEIYDPNFIFFKRIFEAFKLTDDVKKEKEKEPEKAEKQEAIGMLRKKGFELERKDSDDSDEDAKPDVPKLSKKKLRRMNRLTVAELKQLVARPDVVEMHDVTAQEPKLLVHLKATRNTVPVPRHWCFKRKYLQGKRGIEKPPFELPEFIRRTGIQEMREALQEKEDAKSMKTKMREKVRPKMGKIDIDYQKLHDAFFKWQIKPKLTIHGDLYYEGKEFETRLKEKKPGDLSDELRIALGMPVGPNAHKVPPPWLIAMQRYGPPPSYPNLKIPGLNSPIPENCTFGYHAGGWGKPPVDEMGKPLYGDVFGTNATDFQAKAEEEEVDRTPWGELEPSDEESSEEEEEEESDEEKPDETGFFTPADSGLITPGGISSVPAGMETPELIELRKKKIEEAMDGNETPQLFTVLPERRTGAVGAAMMASTHIYDMTGAGRKTGGGQESQGVEVALAPEELELDPMAMTQKYEEHVREQQAQVEKEDFSDMVAEHAAKQKQKKRKAQPQDTRGGAKKYKEFKF; encoded by the exons ATGGCATCCGACGGAACACCGGTCGCGGAGGCTCTCCCGTCTGAATTGGGGAATGCCATCGCGGTTTTGAATACATGGAGCAACCCGGACCTCCAGGCCAAGCTGGCCGAGCTCGGAGCACCAAACATGG GTCCTCGGGAGGAGCTCATTGACAGGCTGAAAGGTTACATGATCCAG ACTGGAATCATCCTTTCTAAACCAAATGATGACAAAATGGCCCCTCAG ATGCCGGCGATTCCACCTATGCCCCCCATGCCCATGCCGCCGATGCCTCCAGGCATGAGCATGCTCCAGCCTCTGCCCATGATGCCCCCAGGAGCCCCCCCTCCGCCCGGCATCCCCATGGGCATGGAACACGCTCCCCTGCCGCCTCCAGGCTTGTCCCAGGACGACCAGCTGAAGATGGCTCAGCAGAGAGCAGCCATGGTTCTACAGCAGGAGGAACGGGCCAAGCAGCAG GCTGCGGTGATGATGGAGCAGGAGATGGTCAAGATGCAGACGAGATCTATGCCCACGG TTTCAGTCTTGGATCCTCGAGGTCCACTTCCTCCCGGTGTCACTATGCTGCCCCCCCAGAAGCAGAGGGTCCCGCCTCCTCCAGGAGAAGATAACAAGGAG CCCTGGCAGAACGAGGAAGTGAGTGTCGGCGGGCCTAAAATCCCCCAGGTCCTGGAGAAGATCCTCCAACTGAAGGAGATCAGACAGGAGCAGCTCACTGACGCTCCAG AGGAAGATGACGATGATGGAGACATGGATGCCAACAATTCCTCCGCTCAAGCCATGTCTGAAACGGAAGATGATGGCCAGATGTCTAAAAAAGAT AAAAACCGCAAACGCAGGAACCGCAAAAAGAAGAGCAAGAAGAAGCGAGCGCTGGAAAAGAAGGAGCAagctgaacagcagcagcagcagaagaaggaAGGCAgtgagaaggagaaagagaaggacaaagataaagacaaagacaaaggaAAAGACCCGGAGGTGGAGATTGAGTACGTCACCGAAGAGCCGGAGATCTACGACCCAAACTTCATCTTCTTCAAGAGGATCTTCGAAGCGTTTAAG CTCACTGACGACgtgaagaaagagaaagaaaaggagccAGAGAAGGCCGAAAAGCAGGAGGCGATCGGCATGCTGCGGAAGAAAGGCTTCGAGTTGGAGAGGAAGGACAGCGACGACAGCGATGAG GATGCCAAACCAGATGTACCAAAACTGTCCaagaagaagctgaggaggatgaACAGGCTGACTGTGGCTGAACTCAAACAG TTGGTGGCCCGTCCGGACGTGGTGGAAATGCATGATGTGACGGCCCAGGAGCCCAAGCTGCTGGTCCACTTAAAGGCCACCAGGAACACGGTGCCTGTGCCGCGCCACTGGTGCTTCAAAAGAAAGTACCTGCAGGGGAAGAGAGGTATCGAGAAGCCTCCGTTTGAGCTGCCAGAGTTCATCCGGAGGACGGGGATCCAGGAGATGAGAGAGGCCCTGCAGGAGAAG GAGGACGCCAAATCTATGAAAACCAAAATGAGGGAAAAGGTCCGACCCAAGATGGGGAAGATTGACATCGACTACCAGAAGCTCCACGATGCTTTCTTCAAATGGCAAATCAAACCTAAACTCACCATCCATGGAGACCTTTACTACGAG GGTAAAGAGTTTGAAACCCGCCTGAAGGAGAAAAAGCCAGGAGATTTGTCAGATGAGCTGCGGATTGCTCTGGGGATGCCAGTTGGACCT AACGCTCACAAGGTGCCCCCTCCCTGGTTGATCGCCATGCAGAGGTACGGACCCCCTCCATCCTACCCCAACCTCAAGATCCCCGGACTCAACTCCCCAATCCCAGAG AACTGTACATTCGGTTACCATGCTGGTGGGTGGGGGAAGCCCCCAGTAGACGAGATGGGCAAACCTCTGTACGGCGACGTGTTTGGGACCAATGCAACAGATTTCCAG GCTAaggcggaggaggaagaggtggacCGCACACCGTGGGGGGAGTTGGAGCCTTCGGATGAGGAGTCgtcggaggaggaagaggaggaggagagcgacGAGGAGAAGCCAGATGAAACCGGATTCTTCACACCAGCAGACAG TGGGTTAATCACTCCCGGAGGCATCTCCTCGGTACCAGCAGGCATGGAGACTCCAGAGCTGATCGAGCTGAGGAAGAAGAAGATCGAGGAAGCCATGGATGG AAACGAGACACCGCAGCTTTTCACCGTTCTACCAGAGCGACGAACTGGGGCTGTAGGAGCGGCCATGATGGCCTCAACGCACATCTACGACATGACAGGG GCTGGACGCAAGACCGGTGGAGGACAGGAGTCGCAGGGTGTGGAGGTGGCCCTGGCCCCTGAAGAGTTGGAGCTCGACCCAATGGCCATGACTCAGAAATATGAGGAGCATGTCAGAGAGCAGCAGGCGCAGGTCGAGAAGGAGGACTTCAGCGACATGGTGGCCGAGCACGCCGCCAAGCAGAAG caaaaaaagaggaaggcCCAGCCGCAGGACACACGAGGCGGTGCCAAGAAATACAAAGAGTTCAAGTTCTAG